DNA sequence from the Pseudoduganella plicata genome:
GATTGCGGAGATGCTGGGCATCCTGGAGACGACCGACATCGGCGCGCACCGCCCGGTCAACGGCGTGCCGGACGCCCAGGCAATACACCTTTTCAGCGAAGCGGGCCGGCTGGCCTACGCGGACCGCAACCGCTACGTGGCCGATACCGACTTCGTGCCGCTGCCGGGCAACGGCATCGCGTCGCTATTGGATAAACGCTACCTGGCCCGCCGCGCGGCGCTGATCGGCACGCAGTCGATGGGCAGCGCGCAACCAGGCACGCCGCAGGGCATGCAGGTGGCGTGGGGCACGGATACCGCCATCGACAAGCCGTCCACGTCGCACCTCGTCGCGGTGGACGGGTATGGCAACGCTCTGACGATGACGACGTCGGTGGAAGACGCGTTCGGCTCGCGCCAGATGGTCGATGGCTTCATGCTGAACAACCAGCTGACGGATTTCTCGTTCGACGCGCTCGATGCCAACGGCCCGATCGCCAACCGCGTCCAGCCGGGCAAGCGCCCGCGCAGCGCCATGTCGCCCACGCTGGTGTTCGACAAGGCGACCGGCAAGCTGGTGCTGGCGACGGGATCGCCGGGCGGCTCGACCATCATCAACTACGTGGCCAAGGTGCTGGTGGGGACGCTGGACTGGAACCTGGACGTGCAGCAGGCCATCAGCCTGCCCAACTTCGGCAGCCGCAACGGCCCCACGGAGCTGGAAGCGGGGCGCTTCCCGGACGCTGTCGTGCAGCAGCTGAAAGCACGCGGACACGAGGTGCGCCAGTTCGAGCAGAACTCCGGCCTGCAGGGGATCCAGCGCGTGCGGCGCGACGGCAGGGATGTCTGGTTCGGCGGCGCCGATCCGCGCCGCGAGGGGATCGTGCGCGGGGATTGATTCCGGCGCTGGCGCGCACTCGCCGGCCGTACGAAACAGCAGTGAGGGAAAACGTCGGCGACGGGCCGCGCATCGGCAAAGCGCGCGGTTATTGCGTTGGCCACCTGACCACGGGTGGGGAGCCTTATCGAAGCAGTGTGCGGTTCGGTGAGCTGGCGATGCCCGAATTTTCGATCACCTCGCGGGTGGCGTATCCCGGCTCCACATAGCCGTAACCGCCTTTGACCACGCGCCCGTCCGCAAACGTCGCCTCGATCCGGTAACTGCCTTCGCCGGCGAGGAAGAAGTGTGCTTCGGCAGATGCGCCACGTGGCAGGGCGGGCAAGGTCATGGTACCGGTCCCGCGGCCCGATTCGTGTATCAGCACCACGGCGGCCAGGTCCGCGCCGCTCGCGTTGGTGACCCTGACGTGCACGACCGGCTGGAACCAGCCCCTTATGGCGGCGGTCAGCGCGCCCGCCGCAAAGCAGATTCCTGCAAACAGCATGATGCCAACGACTTTCGCGGCGATCTTCAAGCGGCTCTCCCTTTGATTGTCGAAGCGACAGGATTCTATCGCGGCGCAGTCGCCAGCAAACCACGAACGTCGCCGACGGGGGGCTCTCCGGGCGCCGGAAGGCTCCGAGAAAGGTGCCTGCCGCCATATAACCTGTTACCCTTATTGGATGGGAATGAAAAAGAAGACCGGCCTGATACTGACCGGGGGCGGCGCCCGTGCCGCTTACCAGGTCGGGGTTCTGCAGGCAATCTCCGAGATATTGTGCGACGCCGGCTGGCCGCCAGCCAGAAATCCGTTTCAGATCATCTGCGGCACGTCCGCCGGCGCGATCAACGCGACGGCGCTGGCTTGCCGCGCCGATAACTTCGGCGAGAGCGTGCAGAAGCTGGTGGACGTGTGGTCGCACATTGCCGTCGCCCAGGTCTACCGGGCCGACTCCCTGGGCGTGCTCCGCGCCGGCGCGCGCTGGCTGTCGCTGCTGTCGTTCGGCTGGCTGCTGCGCAAATGGCGCGCCTCGCCGCCCAATTCCCTGCTGGATAACACGCCGCTGGCCGACCTGCTGCACCGCATGCTGGACCTGCCGCGGCTGGACTCCGTGCTGCAGGAAGGGCTGCTGCACGCGGTGGCCGTGACGGCGTCGTCGTACACGGGCGGCCAGCACCTGACGTTCTACCAGACGGCCGCCGAAATCGCGCCGTGGGTGCGCATGCAGCGGGTGGCGCTGCAGGACCAGATCGGCGTCGAGCACCTGCTGGCGTCGTCGGCCATCCCCTTCATCTTTCCCGCCACGCCGTTGTACCTGGGCGGACACCGCGAGTATTGCGGAGACGGCTCCATGCGCCAGCTGGCGCCCATTTCGCCGGCGATCCACCTGGGCGCGGCCAAGGTGCTGGTCGTCGGTGCCGGGCGCCTGTCGGAGTCGGGCCGGCCCGCGGTGGAATCGGCCCGCTATCCCAGCCTGGCGCAGATCGCCGGCCATGCGATGTCGTCGATTTTTCTCGACAGCCTGGCGGTGGATATCGAACGCCTGAACCGCATCAACCAGACCCTGTCCGTGCTGCCGCCCGAGCTGCTGGAGAAGACGCCGCTGCGACCCGTCCAGCTGCTCGTCATCGCCCCCTCCGAGCGGCTGGACGACCTGGCGCTGCGCCATATCGGCAGCCTGCCGGCGCCCGTGCGCACGCTGCTGTCGGGAATCGGCGCCACCGAGGTGCGCGGCGCCGCGCTGGCGTCGTATCTGCTGTTCGAGGCCAGCTACACCAATGAGCTGATCCGGCTTGGCCAGCGCGACACCCACGCCCGCCGCAGCGACGTACTGGCGTTTTTCGGATCATGACGATGAGAACCATGTCGCGATACCTGCTGTGCGCCTTGCTGTTCTGCGTCTTGCTTCCATTAGCGGCCGCGCTGGCCGATGCCGCGCCGGCGCGCACGCTGCGCTTCGAGCAGCTGGGCGTGGCGGACGGGCTGGCGCAGGAATCGGTGCTGGCAATCGCGCAGGACCGCCAGGGCTTCATGTGGTTCGGCAGCCAGGGCGGCCTGTCGCGCTTCGACGGCTACCGCACGGTGGTCTACCGCCATACGCTGTCGGACCCGCACAGCCTGGCCGAGAACTGGGTGCGCGTCATCCACGTCGATCCGTCCGGGCGCATGTGGGTCGGCACGGACAACGGCCTGGACCTGTTCGACCCGCTGACGCAGCGCTTCACGCACTACCGCCCGGAGGAGCCGGAGCAGCGCGGCAACGGCAACCGCCACATCCGTGCGATCATCGACGACGGTGCGGGCGGCCTGTGGGTCGGCACTGCGGACGGTCTGCAGCGCTTCGACCCCGCCACCGGGCGCTTCGCGCTGTGGCACAACGAGGTGGCCAATCCACGCAGCCTGGGTCACGATCAGATCAATGCGCTGGCGCGCGACAAGGCAGGCCGGCTGTGGATCGCCACGCCGGCCGGCGTCGACATGCTGGCGCCTGGCGCGCAGGGCTTCCGCCATTACCGCATCCAGTCGGCCACGGGCCGGCCCGTGGCCGCGCAGGCGCTGCTGGCCGACCGCGACCAGCTGCTGTGGGTCGGCACGCACGAAGGCGTCGAGCGCTGGCAGCTGGGGCCCGGCGGCACGGAGCCGCGCCGCGAACGGCTGGACGAAGCACAGGGCATGATGCCGGGAATCGTCGCCACGCTGTTCCAGGACATCGAAGGCACCGTCTGGCTCGGCATGCGCAACCAGGGGCTGCTGCGCTGGCTGCCGGAGTCGAGGCGCTTCGTTCAATATCGCCATCAGCCGGGCGATCCGCACAGCCTGGCCGACGACTACGTTGCCGCCTTGTTCCGCGACCGCGTCGGCACGCTGTGGGTGGGCACGTGGTACAACGGCCTGAGTCGCGTCGACCTGGCCAGCGGCGGGTTCGCCCGCCTGGTCAAGGACCCCGACCAGCCGCGCTCACTGAGCGACAACCGCGTCTTCACCATCGCCCAGGCGGAGAATGGCCGGCTGTGGATCGGCAACAAGGATGGTCTCAGCCTGCACGACCCGTCCACCGGCGAGAACACGGTGTTCGCGCTGCCGCGCGGCGAGACCTTCCGCAACGAAGGCCAGGTCACGGCGCTATGGCCACAGCGCGATGGCACGCTGTGGGTCGGCTCGCGCACCGGGGTGCGCCTGTTCGATCCCGCGCGGCAGACGTTCGGGCCCGCACTGCTGGCGCACGGCGACCCCGAGACGGACGTGGTGCGCTACCTCTACCAGGACCGCGCCGGGATGCTGTGGGTGGCCACGAAGGCGGGCCTGGTACGGCTCGATCCCGCCAGCGGCGGCGTGCTGGTGTTCCGGCACGATCCGGCCGATCCGGCCAGCCTGTCCGACAATATCGTGCGCCCCATCCTGGAGGATCGCCGCGGCGACCTGTGGGTGGGCACGTTCAACGGCCTCGATATGCTGGACCGCAGGACGGGTCAGTTCCGCCACTTCCGCCACGACCCCAACGATCCGGCAAGCCTCAGCCACAACGAGGTGCATTACCTGTACGAGGACGCCAAGGGCACGCTGTGGGTGGGTACCGCGTCGGGCCTGAACCGGATGGAACGCCGGCCGGACGGCAGCGCCAGGTTCCGCCGCTACCTGCGCCAGGACGGCCTGGCCGACGATGCCATCGCCGCCATCCTGGCCGACCGGACGGGCAAGCTGTGGCTGTCGTCCAACACCGGGGTGTCCAGCCTCGATCCTGCCTCCGGCCGCGTCAACAACTACTCCGGCGTGGACGGCACCATCGAAGGCGCGTACTTCGACGGCTCCGCGCTGGCGGCGCAGGACGGCACGTTGTACTTCGGCGGCTTCAACGGCATCACGGCGTTCGATCCGGCACAGATCCGCTCGAACACGATGGCCCCGCCCGTCGTCATCACGGACTTCCAGATCTTCAACCGTTCGCAGCGGCCGGGCGAGCGCGATGTCGATGGCCACGCCGTGCTGACCCACGCGATCGAATACACGCGCGCGCTGACGTTGCAGCAGGACGACTCCGTGTTCTCCCTTGAATTCTCGGCGCTGCACTTCGCGGCGCCGCAGCGCAACCGCTTCGCCTACCAGCTGATCGGCTTCGACAAGAACTGGGTCAGCACGGACGCCGGCAAGCGCTTTGCCACGTACACAAACCTCGATCCCGGCAACTACGTGTTCCGCGTCAAGGCGGCCAACAAGGACGGCGTCTGGAGCGAGCCCGCCACGCTGGCGATCACGATCCTGCCGCCTGTCTGGAAGACCTGGTGGTTCCGCCTGCTGGCGGGCCTGCTGGTGCTGGGCGGCGCGTTCGCGCTGTACCGGGCGCGAGTGCGCGTGCTGAGCCACCAGCGCGCGCGCCTGGAACAACAGGTCAGCCTGCGCACGGCCGAAGTGGAAATGAAGAACCGCATGCTGCTGGAGCAGAAGCGCGAACTGGAGCAGCGCGACGAGCGCCTCAGCCAGGCCAAGCGGAAAGCGGAGGATGCGACCCGGCAGAAGTCGGAATTCCTTGCCAATATGAGCCATGAGATGCGTACGCCGTTGGCGGGCGTGATCGGCATGCTGGGCTTCGCGCTGCGCGACGAGGCGTTGGCCAGTACCACGCGCGAGCAGATCGAACGGGGCCAGGCCAATGCGCAGTCGCTGCTGTCGATCATCAACGACCTGCTGGACTTCTCCAAGATCGAGGCAGGCAAGCTGACGATCGAGAAGATCGACTTCGCGCTGGCCGCGACGGTGGAGAACGTCGTCAGCCTGTTCGAGGAACAGGCGGCCGCCCACAGTATCGAGTTCCGCGTCGAATTCGGTGCCAACCTGCCGCCGTTCGTCGTCGGCGACCCGACGCGCCTGCGCCAGGTGCTCGTCAACCTGGTCGGCAATGCGTTCAAGTTCACGCAGCAGGGGCAGGTCACGCTGCGGGTGGAGCGCGTGGGTGAGTGCGACAGCACGGATGCCGAGGCGTGTACCCTGATCCGCTTCACGGTGGAGGACACGGGGATCGGTATTCCGGAAGCGGAGCTGCCGCGCCTGTTCGAGAAGTTCGAGCAGGCCGATGCCACGACGACGCGCCGCTACGGCGGCACGGGCCTGGGCCTGGCGATCTGCCGCGACCTGGTGGGGCTGATGGGCGGCGAGATCAGCGCCGTCAGCACGCCGAACGTGGGAAGCGTGTTCAGCTTCACGCTGCCGCTGCGCCGCGGCATCGCGCCGCCGCTGGTGCCGCACGTGCCGCGTGCGCCGCACAGCCACCAGCTGCGCGTGCTGTGCGCCGAGGACTTCCCCACCAACCAGATCATCGTGCGCATGATGCTCGAGGAGCTGGGGCACAAGGTCGATATCGCCGGCAACGGCGCGCTCGCCGTGGCCGCGTGCGCGCAGACACGCTACGACCTGATCCTGATGGACGGCCGCATGCCGGAAATGGACGGCCCGGCCGCGACGCGCCTGATCCGCGCTGGCGGTCCGCCCGGGGCGCCGGTGCGCGACCAGGGGCTGATGATCATCGCGCTGACGGCCAACGCCAGCGAGGAAGACCGCAGCCGCTACCTCGCCGCGGGCATGGACGATTTCCTTACCAAGCCGATTGACGAAGGTGCGCTGCACTTCCAGCTGTCGCGCGCTATCGAACGCCAGCTGCAGCGCGGCATAGCGCTGCAGCCCATGCCGGGCCGATCGGAACCGGGGCGGCCCAGCGTGGCGGACCTGGATGCGATGTTCGGCGTGGACACCATCGGCGGCGCGCCGCCTGCAGGCACGACGGCCGGCGCCGTTACGGAGGACGACGCGGATGCGGAGCGTCTGGCTTCGGAAAAGGCCGCAGCCGAAGCCTTGCGATTGCGCCTGCGCGACGCCTTCATTGCCGATCTGCCAGGCCGGCTGGACGACCTCGATGCGGCACTGGCCGCGGCCGACGCCGATGCGGCCGGCCGGCTGTTCCACGGCATGAAGGGCAGCGCGGCGTATCTGCAGGACATGGAGCTGCATGCGCTGTGCTCGGAGCTGGAGCGCGCCGCCGATCGCGCGCTGTGGCCGGCGATCCGGCACAAGCTGCCTCGCCTGCATCAGATGCTGGGACGGATCGTGTCGCCGGCGCGGACGGACTAGAGCAAAAGCCGCATTTACAGGCGCGCCCGTTGCGGGCATGATGCGGTGGTTGAGATGCGTAAAATTGAACAACTGTCGTGTTGAAGGTGGCAATGAAAGTACTGGTAGTGGACGACGACGTGGTGTCGCGCATGATGCTGATGCACCTGATCGACAGCAGCGGCAGTTTTGAAATCGTGGAGGCAGAGGATGGCGTGGATGCCTGGCAGCAGTTGAACGCGGGGCTGCGGCCCGCCATTTGCTTTTGCGACCTGCGCATGCCGCGCCTGTCCGGCATGGAGCTCCTGCAGCGTATCCGTGCCGATGCCGAGCTGGCGGACCTGCCGTTCGTGCTGGTTTCGTCGGCGGGCGACCGCGCCACCGTGCAGCAGGCCACCCAGGCCGGCGCATCCGGATACGTCGTCAAGCCGTTCGAGGCGGAGCACGTGCGCACCCATCTGGCCAGGTTGCTGGGCGGCGCGGGGCGCGACCTGCCGGCCGAAGATCCGGCCGTGACGCAGGTGCGGCTCGGCATCGACGCGGCCCGGCTGCAGGCCTACCTGGCCGGCTTCGAGCAGCAGCTGGCCGTGGCGCCGGCCGATATCGTCGGCCAGCTGGAGCGAGGTGACGAGCAGGGCGCGCTCGCGCGGCTGCAACGTATCGGCGCGGGCTGCGCCACTCTAGGCCTGCACGGCGCACTGGCTGCCGTGCGCGAAATCGAAAGCCGCGTGCTGGCGCCCGCCGCCGTGCGCGCCGTGCTGGAGGACGTGCTGCGCGCCGTGCAGCGGCAGGCCGCCGCCATCTGAAATCGGGCCAGGGCCTGCGGGCCTTGCGGACTGCCGGGGACTGGCGCCTGCGGCCGCTGTCCCCGACGTGAAAGCGGCAAACGGGCAGCGGCCGTCTCGCGGCCGTTTCCTGGCATGCGGGAGCGAGGCCCGTACACAAAAACCTTGTCAGCATAATACTTTAAGCTTAAAGTAAAGCCTTGCCGACCCTCCGGCATTGACACCTGACAGGGGTGACCATGATCCCAGATGCACGCAGCGCCAGCGGCCATGTCGACACGTTTGCGCGGCAACACCTGCCGCCGCGCGAGCAGTGGCCGGAATTGTTGTTCGAGCTGCCGGAGCTGCGATATCCCGACCGTCTCAACTGCGCCGCCGAGCTGCTGGACCATGCAAACGGCGCCCGCCCGGCGCTGTACGGCGTCCGGGGCACGTGGACGTACGCCGAACTGCGCGAGAAGGTGGACCGCATCGCCCACGTGCTGCGCGGCCCTCTCGGGCTCGTCCCCGGCAACCGCGTGCTGCTGCGCGGCGCGAACACGCCAATGATGGCGGCGGCCATCCTGGCCGTGTTCAAGGCCGGCTGCATCGCCGTGCCCACGATGCCGCTGCTGCGCGCCCGCGAACTGGGCACCATCATGGCCAGGGCGCAGGTGGACGCCGTGCTGTGCGCCGGCGACCTGTGCGCGGAATTGGACCTGCTGCCCGACTGTCCGCGCACCGTCCGCTTCGGCGGCGACGGCACGCAGGGACTCGAAGCGCTGATGGCCGCCCAACCCGCGGCTTTCTCTCCTTGCGATACGGCGGCGGACGACGTCTGCCTGATCGGCTTCACGTCCGGCACCACGGGCGTACCGAAGGGGACGATGCACTTTCACCGCGACATCCTCGCCATCTGCGACTGCTTCCCAAAGCACACGCTGCGCGCGCAGCCGGACGACCTGTTCATCGGCACGCCGCCGCTGGCCTTCACGTTCGGCCTGGGCGGGCTGCTGCTGTTCCCGTTGCGGATCGGCGCGGCCGGCGTGCTGCTCGAGAAGCTGACGCCGGAAACGCTGCTGGGGCGATCGAGCGCCATCGGGCGACGGTCTGCTTCACGGCGCCCACGTTCTACCGGCAGATGGCCACGCTGGCGCCGCGCTACGACCTGTCCAGCCTTGCCAGGACCGTGTCGGCCGGCGAAGCGCTGCCGCTGGCCACGCGTACCGCATGGCAGCAAGCGACGGGACTGCGCATGATCGACGGCATCGGGGCCACCGAGATGCTGCACATCTTTATCTCCGCTGCCGGCGACGATATCCGTCCCGGCGCAACGGGCAAGCCGGTTCCCGGCTATCGCGCCTGCATCCTGGACGACGCGGGCCGCCCCGCGGGGCCCGGCACGATCGGCCGGCTTGCCGTGAAAGGGCCGACGGGCTGCCGCTACCTGGCCGACGAGCGCCAGAAGGACTATGTGATCGACGGCTGGAACGTGACGGGCGACGCCTACGAAATGGACGCCGACGGCTACTTCATCTATCGCTCGCGCGTGGACGACATGATCATCTCGGCCGGCTACAATATCGCCGGCCCGGAAGTGGAAGACGCGCTGCTGCGCCACCCGGCCGTGGCCGAATGCGGCGTGATCGGCAGGCCGGACGTGGAACGCGGCCAGATCGTCGAGGCGCACGTCGTGCTGCGGCCCGGCCACGAGCCATCGCCCGCGTTCACGGCGCAGCTGCAGGAATTCGTCAAGCGTGAAATCGCTCCTTATAAATATCCCCGTTCGATCGTCTATGCGCAGGCGCTGCCGCGCACCGAGACGGGAAAGCTGCAGCGCTTCCGCCTGCGCACACAAGCGGCCAAGGACGGAGCATGAATATTGTCTGTATCGGCGGCGGCCCCGCCGGCCTGTATTTCAGCCTGCTGATGAAGAAGCGGTTCCCGGCGCACCGCATCGTCGTCGTCGAGCGCAACCGGCCCTACGACACGTTCGGGTGGGGTGTCGTGTTTTCCGACCAGACGCTGGGCAACCTGGTTGCCGCGGACGAGCCGACGGCGCGCCAGATCCTGCAGGCGTTCAACCACTGGGACGACATCGAGGTGTGCTTCAAGGGCGAGGTGGTACGCTCCGGCGGCCACGGCTTTTGCGGCATCGGCCGCAAGCGCCTGCTGAACATCCTGCAGGGGCGCTGCGAGGAACTGGGCGTGGAACTGGTGTTCGAGACGGACGTGGCGGATGACCGCGAGCTGGCTGCGCATTACGACGCCGACCTGGTGATCGCCTCCGATGGCCTGAACAGCCGGATCCGCGGCCGCTATGCCGATACGTACCGGCCGCAGGTCGAAGCGCGCCAGTGCCGCTTCGTGTGGCTGGGCACGACGAAAAAATTCGAGGCCTTCACGTTCGACTTCCGCGAGACGGAGCACGGCTGGTTCCAGGCCCATATCTATCAGTTCGACGGTGCCACATCCACGTTCATCATCGAGACGCCGGAGGAGGTGTGGCGCGCGGCCGGACTGGAGGCGATGTCGCAGGAGGAGGCGATCCGCTGGTGCGAGGACCTGTTTGCCGACCGGCTGGACGGGCATCCCCTGATGTCGAACGCATCGCACCTGCGCGGATCAAGCATGTGGATACGCTTCCCGCGCATCGCCTGCGAGCGCTGGGTACACTGGAACGGCGTCGTTCCCGTCGTGCTGATGGGCGATGCCGCCCACACGGCGCATTTCTCGATCGGCTCCGGCACCAAGCTGGCGCTGGAGGATGCCATCGAACTGGCGCGCTGTATGGCGGCCGAACGTGAATTGGCACCTGCGCTCGCACGCTATGAGGAAGTACGCGCCCTCGAAGTGATCAAGCTGCAAAGCGCGGCGCGCAACTCCATGGAATGGTTCGAGAACGTGCGGCGCTATACGGCGCTGGAGGCGCCGCAGTTTGCGTACTCCATGCTGACGCGCAGCCAGCGGCTCTCGCATGAAAACCTGCGGCTGCGCGATGCGGACTATGTGGCCGGTTACGAGCGCTGGTTTGCCCGCCGCGCGTTCGAACAGGCTGGCCTGCCGGCGCCGGCCGACCTGAAGATTGCGCCGATGTTCACGCCGCTGCGCGTGCGCGACCTGGTGCTGAAGAACCGCATCGTCGTCTCGCCGATGGCGCAGTACAGTGCCGTCGACGGCGTCGTGGGCGACTGGCACATGGTGCACCTGGGCGCCCGCGCGCTGGGCGGGGCGGCGCTGGTGATGGCCGAGATGACGTGCGTGTCCGCCGATGCGCGCATCACGCCGCATTGCCCCGGCCTGTACACGCCGGAGCACACGCACGCGTGGCGCCGCATCGTCGACAGTATTCACGCACTGTCCGATGCCGCCATCGGCGTCCAGCTGGGGCATGCGGGCGCGAAGGGTTCGACGCGGGCGATGTGGGACGGCATCGACCGTCCGCTCGACGAGGGCAACTGGCCGCTGGTGTCGGCCTCGCCCCAGCAATACCTGGCAGGCGTGTCGCAGGTGGCGCGCGCCGCCACGCCCGACGACATGCGCTGCATCGAAGCCGACTTCGTGCGCGCCACGGTGGCGGCGGAAGGCGCCGGCTTCGACTGGCTGGAGCTGCACTGCGCGCACGGCTACCTGCTGTCGTCGTTCATTTCGCCGCTGACCAATTTGCGCACCGACGAATATGGCGGCAGCCTGGAAAACCGCTGCCGCTTCCCGCTGCGCGTGTTCGCGGCGATGCGCGCCGCGTGGCCCGTGCACAAGCCGATGAGCGTACGCATTTCCGCACACGACTGGGTCGAAGGCGGCATCACCCCCGACGACGCCGTGCAGATCGCGCGCCTGTTCCGGCAGGCGGGAGCCGACGTGATCGACTGTTCGTCCGGCCAGGTCAGCAAGCGCGAAAAGCCTGTGTTCGGGCGCATGTTCCAGGCGCCGTTCGCAGACCGTGTGCGCAACGAGGCAGGTGTCGCGACGATGGCCGTGGGCTCCATTTTTGAAGCGGATCATGCCAACGGCATCGTTGCCGCCGGCCGCGCCGACCTGTGCGCCGTGGGCCGGCCGCACCTGGCCAACCCGGCGTGGACATTGACCGAGGCCGCGCGCATCGGCTACACCATGACGGCGTGGCCCCGCCAGTACCTGCCGGGCAAACAGCAGCTGGAGCGCAACCTGGAACGGGAGCGGCAACTGGCGGCAGCCGGAGCGGGCTTGACACCGCAACAGGTCGCGGCGAAGCTGCTGGAGAGTTAATGCGAGGGACTATGAATCTGAACGAATCGAACGAGGACGGCGGCGCGCAGGAACTCGACCTGGCCAGCCGCCTGACGGACGACCATCACCAGTCGCTCAAGCTGTGGCTGCGCATGCTGTCGTGCACCGTCAAGATCGAGAACGAGATCCGTTCGCGCCTGCGCGCGCAGTTCGGCGTGACGTTGCCGCGCTTCGACCTGATGGCGCAGCTGGAGCGCCATCCCGAGGGGCTGCGCATGGGCGAGCTGTCGAAGCGGATGATGGTCACGGGTGGCAACGTCACCGGCATCACCGACCAGCTGGAGAAGGAAAGCCTGGTTATGCGCGTGCCCGACCCGCGCGACGGCCGCGCCTACACGGTCAAGCTGACGCCGGCCGGACGGCGCGCGTTCGGCCGCATGGCGGCGGTACATGAGGAATGGATCACGGAGCTGCTGCAGGATATGCCGGCCGCCGACAAGGGCCAGCTGATCGACCTGCTGTCGCAGATGAAGAAATACCTGGTCGCAAGGGATGACAAGTGATGAACCACCTGCACGGGCAGCCGCACGCGCTGCCGGGACACCGCAACCTGCTTGCCGGTTACACGGCGCGCCATTTCCTGTTTGCCGTCGAGGAGGGCGTCGCCACATTGACGCTGAACCGGCCGGAGCGCATGAACCCGCTGACGTTCGATTCGTACGCGGAGCTGCGCGA
Encoded proteins:
- a CDS encoding response regulator yields the protein MKVLVVDDDVVSRMMLMHLIDSSGSFEIVEAEDGVDAWQQLNAGLRPAICFCDLRMPRLSGMELLQRIRADAELADLPFVLVSSAGDRATVQQATQAGASGYVVKPFEAEHVRTHLARLLGGAGRDLPAEDPAVTQVRLGIDAARLQAYLAGFEQQLAVAPADIVGQLERGDEQGALARLQRIGAGCATLGLHGALAAVREIESRVLAPAAVRAVLEDVLRAVQRQAAAI
- a CDS encoding patatin-like phospholipase family protein — its product is MGMKKKTGLILTGGGARAAYQVGVLQAISEILCDAGWPPARNPFQIICGTSAGAINATALACRADNFGESVQKLVDVWSHIAVAQVYRADSLGVLRAGARWLSLLSFGWLLRKWRASPPNSLLDNTPLADLLHRMLDLPRLDSVLQEGLLHAVAVTASSYTGGQHLTFYQTAAEIAPWVRMQRVALQDQIGVEHLLASSAIPFIFPATPLYLGGHREYCGDGSMRQLAPISPAIHLGAAKVLVVGAGRLSESGRPAVESARYPSLAQIAGHAMSSIFLDSLAVDIERLNRINQTLSVLPPELLEKTPLRPVQLLVIAPSERLDDLALRHIGSLPAPVRTLLSGIGATEVRGAALASYLLFEASYTNELIRLGQRDTHARRSDVLAFFGS
- a CDS encoding bifunctional salicylyl-CoA 5-hydroxylase/oxidoreductase; translated protein: MNIVCIGGGPAGLYFSLLMKKRFPAHRIVVVERNRPYDTFGWGVVFSDQTLGNLVAADEPTARQILQAFNHWDDIEVCFKGEVVRSGGHGFCGIGRKRLLNILQGRCEELGVELVFETDVADDRELAAHYDADLVIASDGLNSRIRGRYADTYRPQVEARQCRFVWLGTTKKFEAFTFDFRETEHGWFQAHIYQFDGATSTFIIETPEEVWRAAGLEAMSQEEAIRWCEDLFADRLDGHPLMSNASHLRGSSMWIRFPRIACERWVHWNGVVPVVLMGDAAHTAHFSIGSGTKLALEDAIELARCMAAERELAPALARYEEVRALEVIKLQSAARNSMEWFENVRRYTALEAPQFAYSMLTRSQRLSHENLRLRDADYVAGYERWFARRAFEQAGLPAPADLKIAPMFTPLRVRDLVLKNRIVVSPMAQYSAVDGVVGDWHMVHLGARALGGAALVMAEMTCVSADARITPHCPGLYTPEHTHAWRRIVDSIHALSDAAIGVQLGHAGAKGSTRAMWDGIDRPLDEGNWPLVSASPQQYLAGVSQVARAATPDDMRCIEADFVRATVAAEGAGFDWLELHCAHGYLLSSFISPLTNLRTDEYGGSLENRCRFPLRVFAAMRAAWPVHKPMSVRISAHDWVEGGITPDDAVQIARLFRQAGADVIDCSSGQVSKREKPVFGRMFQAPFADRVRNEAGVATMAVGSIFEADHANGIVAAGRADLCAVGRPHLANPAWTLTEAARIGYTMTAWPRQYLPGKQQLERNLERERQLAAAGAGLTPQQVAAKLLES
- a CDS encoding two-component regulator propeller domain-containing protein, translating into MSRYLLCALLFCVLLPLAAALADAAPARTLRFEQLGVADGLAQESVLAIAQDRQGFMWFGSQGGLSRFDGYRTVVYRHTLSDPHSLAENWVRVIHVDPSGRMWVGTDNGLDLFDPLTQRFTHYRPEEPEQRGNGNRHIRAIIDDGAGGLWVGTADGLQRFDPATGRFALWHNEVANPRSLGHDQINALARDKAGRLWIATPAGVDMLAPGAQGFRHYRIQSATGRPVAAQALLADRDQLLWVGTHEGVERWQLGPGGTEPRRERLDEAQGMMPGIVATLFQDIEGTVWLGMRNQGLLRWLPESRRFVQYRHQPGDPHSLADDYVAALFRDRVGTLWVGTWYNGLSRVDLASGGFARLVKDPDQPRSLSDNRVFTIAQAENGRLWIGNKDGLSLHDPSTGENTVFALPRGETFRNEGQVTALWPQRDGTLWVGSRTGVRLFDPARQTFGPALLAHGDPETDVVRYLYQDRAGMLWVATKAGLVRLDPASGGVLVFRHDPADPASLSDNIVRPILEDRRGDLWVGTFNGLDMLDRRTGQFRHFRHDPNDPASLSHNEVHYLYEDAKGTLWVGTASGLNRMERRPDGSARFRRYLRQDGLADDAIAAILADRTGKLWLSSNTGVSSLDPASGRVNNYSGVDGTIEGAYFDGSALAAQDGTLYFGGFNGITAFDPAQIRSNTMAPPVVITDFQIFNRSQRPGERDVDGHAVLTHAIEYTRALTLQQDDSVFSLEFSALHFAAPQRNRFAYQLIGFDKNWVSTDAGKRFATYTNLDPGNYVFRVKAANKDGVWSEPATLAITILPPVWKTWWFRLLAGLLVLGGAFALYRARVRVLSHQRARLEQQVSLRTAEVEMKNRMLLEQKRELEQRDERLSQAKRKAEDATRQKSEFLANMSHEMRTPLAGVIGMLGFALRDEALASTTREQIERGQANAQSLLSIINDLLDFSKIEAGKLTIEKIDFALAATVENVVSLFEEQAAAHSIEFRVEFGANLPPFVVGDPTRLRQVLVNLVGNAFKFTQQGQVTLRVERVGECDSTDAEACTLIRFTVEDTGIGIPEAELPRLFEKFEQADATTTRRYGGTGLGLAICRDLVGLMGGEISAVSTPNVGSVFSFTLPLRRGIAPPLVPHVPRAPHSHQLRVLCAEDFPTNQIIVRMMLEELGHKVDIAGNGALAVAACAQTRYDLILMDGRMPEMDGPAATRLIRAGGPPGAPVRDQGLMIIALTANASEEDRSRYLAAGMDDFLTKPIDEGALHFQLSRAIERQLQRGIALQPMPGRSEPGRPSVADLDAMFGVDTIGGAPPAGTTAGAVTEDDADAERLASEKAAAEALRLRLRDAFIADLPGRLDDLDAALAAADADAAGRLFHGMKGSAAYLQDMELHALCSELERAADRALWPAIRHKLPRLHQMLGRIVSPARTD
- a CDS encoding MarR family winged helix-turn-helix transcriptional regulator encodes the protein MNLNESNEDGGAQELDLASRLTDDHHQSLKLWLRMLSCTVKIENEIRSRLRAQFGVTLPRFDLMAQLERHPEGLRMGELSKRMMVTGGNVTGITDQLEKESLVMRVPDPRDGRAYTVKLTPAGRRAFGRMAAVHEEWITELLQDMPAADKGQLIDLLSQMKKYLVARDDK